The Halomonas sp. KG2 genome contains a region encoding:
- a CDS encoding DUF1080 domain-containing protein, whose protein sequence is MTTQHIHGLKLRSCAQTLCLLTCGSLLAFDSVAQESASNEALTPEQQSAKTEVWEPVPLSVSVPDTGVPSDAIVLFDGTDLGAWEAEEGGQAEWHVEDGAMTVNRGAGGIRTRQDFCDVQLYLEWRSPADIDGMDGQDRGNSGVFLQERYEVQVLDSYDNPTYPNGQAASIYKQHIPLVNASRPPGEWQSYNILYTAPRFNGEGALESPAYITVLHNGVVVQHHAEVQGTTEWIGEPNYEEAHGCAPIYLQDHDADVSFRNVWVREL, encoded by the coding sequence ATGACGACTCAACACATACATGGACTAAAGTTGCGTTCCTGTGCTCAGACACTTTGCCTATTGACCTGCGGCAGTCTGCTGGCATTCGACAGCGTGGCACAGGAAAGCGCCTCGAACGAGGCGCTGACACCCGAACAGCAATCCGCCAAAACTGAAGTCTGGGAGCCTGTGCCCCTTTCGGTTTCAGTGCCTGATACAGGCGTTCCCTCCGATGCCATCGTGCTATTCGATGGAACCGACTTAGGCGCGTGGGAGGCCGAAGAGGGCGGGCAGGCTGAATGGCACGTGGAAGACGGCGCCATGACGGTGAATCGCGGCGCGGGCGGTATACGTACACGTCAGGATTTCTGCGACGTGCAGCTCTACTTGGAGTGGCGATCACCGGCCGATATCGATGGCATGGATGGCCAAGATCGTGGCAATAGCGGCGTCTTCCTGCAGGAGCGTTATGAAGTTCAGGTGCTGGATTCCTACGATAACCCGACCTATCCCAACGGCCAGGCGGCTTCCATCTATAAACAGCATATCCCACTCGTCAATGCATCGCGCCCGCCCGGTGAGTGGCAGAGCTATAATATCCTCTACACTGCACCGCGTTTTAATGGTGAAGGCGCCCTTGAATCGCCTGCCTACATCACCGTGCTGCATAACGGTGTCGTGGTCCAGCACCATGCTGAAGTGCAAGGCACCACCGAGTGGATTGGCGAACCCAATTACGAAGAAGCCCACGGCTGCGCCCCCATTTACCTGCAAGATCACGATGCGGACGTCAGCTTTCGAAACGTTTGGGTAAGAGAGCTATAG
- a CDS encoding gluconate 2-dehydrogenase subunit 3 family protein has product MNRRELLKMIALTTGTAMIGGKSLFAFSDAGQSNHPFSSRDVERLDELAETILPRTDTPGAKDAGVGEFMALFVSDCYTPSEREVFYFGLAQLEARSRAAYQRDFMALSGEQRLALITELDREAMAHAQQHASREQPTPAEALTAETQTAQNQTAETQSSQEHADSDEALPHYFTMMKQLTLFGFFTSEVGATEVLRYEAVPGRYEGCAPYNGEPAWAT; this is encoded by the coding sequence ATGAATCGTCGCGAATTACTCAAAATGATCGCCCTGACGACCGGTACCGCGATGATTGGAGGTAAATCCCTATTTGCCTTTAGCGATGCTGGCCAGTCAAACCATCCCTTTAGCAGCCGCGATGTAGAGCGACTGGACGAACTTGCCGAAACCATTCTGCCCAGAACCGATACCCCAGGCGCCAAAGATGCTGGTGTCGGGGAGTTTATGGCCCTGTTCGTTAGCGACTGCTATACGCCCTCAGAAAGAGAGGTGTTTTATTTTGGTTTAGCCCAGCTTGAGGCGCGTAGCCGAGCGGCCTATCAGCGCGATTTTATGGCGTTAAGTGGCGAACAGCGATTAGCGCTTATAACCGAGTTAGATCGCGAAGCGATGGCGCACGCCCAGCAACATGCTAGCAGAGAGCAGCCAACCCCTGCTGAAGCACTGACTGCAGAGACCCAGACCGCGCAAAATCAAACGGCGGAAACCCAGTCATCACAGGAGCACGCGGATAGCGATGAAGCGCTTCCACACTACTTCACTATGATGAAGCAGTTAACGCTGTTCGGCTTCTTCACCTCAGAAGTTGGCGCGACGGAAGTCTTGCGTTACGAAGCGGTGCCAGGCCGCTACGAGGGCTGCGCACCATACAACGGCGAACCTGCATGGGCCACATAA
- a CDS encoding sugar phosphate isomerase/epimerase, with product MPNTHKGIRGPAIFLAQFIGDEAPFDSLDAIARWAAEQGYQAIQLPTVDSRFIDLHKAAESQAYCDELNARCEKAGVVIGELSTHLQGQLVAVHPACDDLFDDFAPVELHGKPQERTEWAIEQLKLAAKASQRLGLTAHATFSGALLWPFVYPWPQRPDGLVEEGFNELARRWRPILDAFDEAGVDLCFEIHPGEDLHDGASFERFLAAVDNHPRAKILYDPSHLLLQQLDYLEFIDRYHERIGMFHVKDAEFNPNGRSGVYGGYQGWVERPGRFRSLGDGQIDFNGIFSRLTQYGFDGWAVLEWECCIKDAAQGAAEGAPFIEAHLIQPAGRAFDDFAGVTASPSRNRRILGLPSHR from the coding sequence ATGCCAAACACTCACAAAGGCATCCGCGGGCCCGCCATTTTCCTGGCCCAGTTTATCGGCGACGAGGCGCCTTTCGATAGCCTCGACGCAATCGCTCGCTGGGCAGCCGAACAGGGCTATCAAGCCATTCAGCTACCCACTGTAGATAGTCGTTTTATCGACTTGCACAAGGCCGCTGAAAGCCAAGCTTACTGCGATGAGCTAAACGCCCGCTGTGAAAAGGCTGGCGTTGTGATCGGCGAACTCTCTACCCACTTACAGGGCCAACTGGTCGCCGTGCATCCCGCTTGCGACGACTTATTCGATGATTTCGCGCCTGTTGAGCTACACGGCAAGCCGCAAGAGCGTACCGAGTGGGCCATTGAGCAGCTAAAACTGGCTGCCAAAGCCAGCCAACGGCTTGGCTTAACGGCCCACGCGACGTTCTCCGGGGCGCTGCTATGGCCCTTTGTTTACCCCTGGCCCCAACGTCCTGATGGGCTAGTCGAAGAAGGTTTTAACGAGCTGGCCCGGCGGTGGCGGCCAATTCTGGATGCCTTTGACGAGGCAGGCGTTGACCTGTGCTTTGAAATTCACCCTGGCGAGGATCTTCACGACGGCGCGTCCTTCGAGCGGTTCCTGGCGGCAGTGGACAACCATCCACGGGCGAAAATTCTTTATGACCCCAGCCACTTACTGCTGCAGCAGTTGGATTATCTCGAGTTTATCGACCGCTACCACGAGCGTATCGGCATGTTTCACGTTAAAGACGCTGAATTTAACCCCAATGGCCGCAGCGGCGTTTATGGCGGTTACCAAGGCTGGGTAGAACGACCCGGCCGCTTCCGTTCATTAGGCGATGGGCAGATTGATTTCAACGGGATTTTTAGCCGCCTGACGCAGTACGGATTTGATGGCTGGGCGGTGCTTGAGTGGGAGTGCTGCATTAAAGACGCCGCCCAGGGTGCTGCAGAGGGCGCTCCCTTTATCGAGGCACATCTGATTCAACCCGCCGGTCGCGCTTTTGATGATTTTGCCGGTGTCACCGCCAGCCCTTCACGCAACCGCCGAATTCTTGGCCTTCCTTCACACCGCTAA
- a CDS encoding nucleoside permease produces MAMIRTRLSIMMFLQFFIWGGWFVTLGTFLANNLNASGGQIGMAFSTQSWGAIIAPFIIGLIADRYFNAERILGVLHLAGAALMYGLYVASDFSTFYPLVLMYMIIYMPTLALVNSVSFRQMSDPGQEFAKIRVWGTIGWIIAGLGISYLFAWDSSQGIADGMLRNTFLMCAIASLALGLYSFSLPATPPKADGPVGLKEVLGLDALALLKDRNYAIFFIASILICIPLAFYYQNANPFLAEIGVTNPTGKMTLGQVSEVLFMLLLPVFIHRFGIKKTLLIGMLAWALRYALFAFGNADEMVFMLLIGIALHGVCYDFFFVTGQIYTDARAGEKFKSSAQGMITLATYGVGMLIGFWVAGQITDHFSTNGAHDWQGIWMFPAVFAIAVLVLFYLTFKNDKSVTAKPNV; encoded by the coding sequence ATGGCTATGATACGCACACGACTCAGCATCATGATGTTTTTGCAGTTCTTTATTTGGGGCGGCTGGTTTGTCACCCTGGGCACCTTCCTGGCCAACAACCTCAACGCCAGCGGTGGCCAGATTGGCATGGCATTCTCCACCCAGTCCTGGGGAGCGATTATTGCCCCTTTCATTATTGGCTTGATCGCTGACCGTTATTTCAACGCCGAGCGCATTCTCGGTGTTCTGCACTTGGCGGGCGCTGCGTTAATGTACGGCCTGTATGTCGCCAGCGACTTCAGTACGTTTTACCCGTTGGTGTTGATGTATATGATTATTTATATGCCGACACTGGCGCTGGTTAACTCAGTCTCCTTCCGCCAAATGAGCGACCCAGGCCAGGAGTTCGCTAAAATCCGCGTATGGGGAACCATTGGCTGGATTATCGCCGGTCTGGGGATCAGCTACTTATTCGCCTGGGACTCTTCGCAAGGCATCGCCGACGGTATGCTGCGTAACACCTTCTTGATGTGCGCCATCGCGTCTTTAGCCCTTGGCCTGTATAGCTTTAGCCTTCCCGCGACGCCGCCTAAAGCAGACGGCCCGGTGGGCTTAAAAGAAGTGCTAGGGCTAGATGCGCTGGCCCTGCTAAAAGACCGCAACTACGCCATCTTCTTTATCGCCTCTATTCTGATTTGTATTCCGCTGGCGTTTTATTACCAAAACGCCAACCCCTTCCTCGCCGAGATCGGCGTGACCAATCCAACTGGTAAAATGACCCTGGGTCAGGTATCAGAAGTGCTATTTATGCTGCTGCTACCGGTCTTTATTCACCGCTTTGGTATCAAGAAAACCTTGCTAATCGGCATGCTCGCCTGGGCGTTGCGCTACGCGCTGTTTGCGTTCGGTAACGCCGATGAAATGGTGTTTATGCTCTTGATCGGTATTGCATTGCATGGCGTGTGCTACGACTTCTTCTTCGTGACCGGCCAAATCTACACCGATGCCCGTGCGGGGGAGAAATTCAAAAGCTCTGCCCAGGGCATGATCACACTGGCCACTTACGGGGTAGGCATGCTGATAGGCTTCTGGGTCGCGGGTCAGATTACCGATCACTTCTCCACCAACGGCGCGCACGACTGGCAAGGCATCTGGATGTTCCCAGCCGTATTTGCTATCGCGGTGCTGGTGTTGTTCTACCTCACCTTTAAAAACGACAAAAGCGTAACGGCTAAGCCTAACGTGTAA